The following proteins are co-located in the Conyzicola lurida genome:
- a CDS encoding sugar ABC transporter substrate-binding protein yields MMNKSTRYLAALAAVPLLALTACAGGGGGDDASASGEITYWLWDSNQQVAYQQCATDFEAANDGASVKIEQYGYDDYFQTLTTSLVGGNAPDVITNHPSFFPQLASTGQLLGLDDVVESEGIDFDDYQAGIPELWVGEDGVRYGLPKDWDTVATIYNAGYLAEAGLTPESLQNLEWNPEDGGTWEDTIAHLSVDVNGVRGDEPGYDAKNVEVYGLGLKSKSGIGAFGQTQWSMYALSTGWEYADKNPFGTDFNYADDEYIDTIAWWRSLTEKGFMPSYQAASSGVGIKDAYGAGSYALVTDGSWNARSYYGFTGIESGIAPLPIGPSGERVGILNGLADSVLASSENPELSKKWVAYLASADCQDVVAEAAVVFPALNSSSEKAREAFSAAGLDVSVYYDAVAAGETELAPIANHWVDVLAIMEPAVESVLIFEAEPESLKEAAAEVDKLFAND; encoded by the coding sequence ATGATGAACAAGTCCACGAGATACCTCGCGGCTCTCGCAGCAGTGCCGCTGCTCGCCCTCACCGCCTGCGCCGGCGGAGGTGGAGGCGACGACGCCTCCGCGAGCGGCGAAATCACCTACTGGCTCTGGGACTCCAACCAGCAGGTGGCCTACCAGCAGTGCGCGACCGACTTCGAGGCAGCCAACGACGGTGCCTCGGTCAAGATCGAGCAGTACGGCTACGACGACTACTTCCAGACGCTCACCACGAGCCTCGTCGGCGGCAACGCGCCCGACGTGATCACCAACCACCCGTCCTTCTTCCCGCAGCTCGCCTCCACCGGCCAGCTGCTCGGCCTCGACGACGTCGTCGAGAGCGAGGGCATCGACTTCGACGACTACCAGGCCGGCATCCCCGAGCTCTGGGTCGGCGAGGACGGCGTGCGTTACGGACTCCCGAAGGACTGGGACACCGTCGCCACGATCTACAACGCGGGCTACCTGGCCGAGGCGGGCCTCACCCCCGAGAGCCTGCAGAACCTCGAGTGGAACCCCGAGGACGGCGGCACCTGGGAAGACACCATCGCGCACCTCTCGGTCGACGTGAACGGTGTGCGCGGCGACGAGCCGGGCTACGACGCGAAGAACGTCGAGGTCTACGGTCTGGGACTCAAGTCGAAGTCGGGAATCGGCGCCTTCGGCCAGACGCAGTGGAGCATGTACGCGCTCAGCACCGGCTGGGAGTACGCGGACAAGAACCCGTTCGGCACGGACTTCAACTACGCCGACGACGAGTACATCGACACCATCGCGTGGTGGCGCTCGCTCACCGAGAAGGGCTTTATGCCCAGCTACCAGGCCGCGTCCTCCGGCGTCGGTATCAAGGACGCCTACGGTGCGGGCAGCTACGCCCTCGTCACCGACGGCAGCTGGAACGCCCGCAGCTACTACGGCTTCACCGGCATCGAGAGCGGCATCGCGCCGCTGCCGATCGGCCCGAGCGGCGAACGCGTCGGAATCCTGAACGGCCTCGCCGACTCGGTGCTCGCGTCGAGCGAGAACCCCGAGCTGTCGAAGAAGTGGGTCGCCTACCTCGCCTCCGCCGACTGCCAGGACGTCGTGGCCGAGGCCGCGGTCGTCTTCCCGGCTCTGAACAGCTCGAGCGAAAAAGCCCGTGAGGCGTTCAGCGCCGCCGGCCTCGATGTCTCGGTCTACTACGACGCGGTGGCCGCCGGCGAGACCGAGCTCGCGCCGATCGCCAACCACTGGGTCGACGTGCTCGCCATCATGGAGCCCGCCGTCGAGTCGGTGCTGATCTTCGAGGCCGAGCCCGAGTCGCTGAAGGAAGCGGCCGCCGAGGTCGACAAGCTCTTCGCGAACGACTAG
- a CDS encoding carbohydrate ABC transporter permease, translated as MTLTTAAPELASTTEPSPPKKAPRRKKPRLTVGRFFAWAALVAVMLITLIPFYWMLRTSFSTSTSLGSDPGSPFPVDFTLGAYERVLGLATPAEALAEGGSGASINFWAYLRNSLIVATVTTIGQVLFCSMAAYAFARLQWKGRDLVFSSFIAALMVPPIFTTIPNFVTIRELGLLNTYAGIILPTLLMTPFAVFFLRQFFLGISREVEEAAIIDGAGPIRRFFQVILPLGSAPIATLAILTYITSWNEYFWPQLVGREEDVRVLTVALGVFRSQTPQGGPDWAGLMAATLIAALPILILFLFMGRRVINSIGYSGTK; from the coding sequence ATGACACTGACAACCGCCGCCCCCGAGCTCGCCAGCACCACCGAGCCCTCGCCGCCGAAGAAGGCGCCGCGCCGCAAGAAGCCCCGCCTCACGGTGGGCCGGTTCTTCGCCTGGGCCGCCCTGGTCGCCGTGATGCTGATCACGCTGATTCCGTTCTACTGGATGCTGCGCACCTCGTTCTCGACCTCGACCTCCCTGGGCAGCGACCCCGGTTCGCCGTTCCCCGTCGACTTCACGCTCGGCGCCTACGAGCGCGTGCTCGGCCTCGCGACACCGGCCGAGGCGCTCGCCGAGGGCGGATCGGGCGCGTCGATCAACTTCTGGGCCTACCTGCGCAACTCGCTCATCGTCGCGACGGTGACGACGATCGGCCAGGTGCTGTTCTGCTCGATGGCCGCCTACGCCTTCGCCCGCCTGCAGTGGAAGGGCCGCGACCTCGTCTTCTCGTCGTTCATCGCGGCGCTGATGGTGCCGCCGATCTTCACCACGATCCCGAACTTCGTGACGATCCGCGAACTCGGACTGCTGAACACGTATGCCGGCATCATCCTGCCGACCCTGCTCATGACGCCGTTCGCCGTGTTCTTCCTGCGCCAGTTCTTCCTCGGCATCAGCCGCGAGGTGGAGGAGGCCGCGATCATCGACGGGGCCGGCCCGATCCGCCGGTTCTTCCAGGTGATCCTGCCGCTCGGCTCGGCGCCGATCGCGACCCTCGCGATCCTCACCTACATCACGTCGTGGAACGAGTACTTCTGGCCCCAGCTGGTCGGCCGCGAAGAAGACGTGCGCGTTCTCACCGTGGCGCTCGGGGTCTTCCGCTCGCAGACGCCGCAGGGCGGGCCGGACTGGGCGGGCCTCATGGCGGCAACCCTCATCGCGGCTCTGCCCATCCTGATCCTCTTCCTCTTCATGGGCCGACGGGTCATCAACTCGATCGGCTATTCCGGCACCAAGTAG
- a CDS encoding carbohydrate ABC transporter permease has product MTAPTTTRPKAGRAQPSGLVPPRKPLITLKRREALAAWGFVLPALLGFLAFFVWPALSGLYYSFTDFDLLTAPEFIGLDNYTRLAADPLFWNAIGTTSYYVAINIGLQTVLALGIAVLMHRLTQSMVIRGIVMLPYLIANVIAALVWFYMFDFQFGIVNEVINAIGLDRVAFFGESDWAIPTVALINVWRHMGYTALLIFAGLQTIPKEVYEAGAIDGGSELRMFRSITLPLLRPVLAMVLVVTVTGSFQLFDTIAVTTQGGPVNSTRVINYYIFDMAFNRFDFGYGSAMALALFVLLAAFTFIQLRLTRANKSDLG; this is encoded by the coding sequence ATGACCGCTCCGACCACCACCCGCCCGAAGGCCGGGCGCGCGCAGCCCTCGGGCCTCGTGCCGCCGAGAAAGCCGCTGATCACGCTGAAGCGCCGTGAAGCGTTGGCCGCGTGGGGCTTCGTGCTGCCGGCCCTGCTCGGCTTCCTCGCGTTCTTCGTCTGGCCCGCCCTCAGCGGCCTGTACTACAGCTTCACCGACTTCGACCTGCTGACGGCGCCGGAGTTCATCGGGCTCGACAACTACACGCGGCTGGCCGCCGATCCGCTGTTCTGGAACGCCATCGGCACGACCAGCTACTACGTGGCGATCAACATCGGACTGCAGACGGTTCTCGCCCTCGGCATCGCCGTGCTGATGCACCGGCTCACGCAGTCGATGGTGATCCGCGGCATCGTGATGCTGCCGTACCTCATCGCCAACGTGATCGCGGCGCTCGTCTGGTTCTACATGTTCGACTTCCAGTTCGGCATCGTGAACGAGGTGATCAACGCGATCGGCCTCGACCGGGTGGCGTTCTTCGGCGAGAGCGACTGGGCGATCCCGACGGTGGCGCTCATCAACGTGTGGCGCCACATGGGTTACACGGCGCTGCTGATCTTCGCGGGACTGCAGACCATCCCCAAGGAGGTCTACGAGGCCGGCGCGATCGACGGCGGCTCGGAGCTGCGCATGTTCCGCAGCATCACCCTGCCGCTGCTGCGGCCCGTGCTCGCCATGGTGCTCGTCGTCACGGTCACCGGATCGTTCCAGCTGTTCGACACCATCGCGGTGACGACACAGGGCGGCCCGGTCAACTCGACCCGCGTCATCAACTACTACATCTTCGACATGGCCTTCAACCGGTTCGACTTCGGTTACGGCTCGGCGATGGCGCTCGCGCTCTTCGTGCTGCTCGCCGCCTTCACCTTCATCCAACTGCGCCTCACCCGCGCCAACAAGTCCGACCTGGGATGA
- a CDS encoding alpha-galactosidase: MSDTTRLFHLFAGGVSVVIDATGTGVPRIAHWGAALLPVSPAGLAQLVTAGQPQIVSNSIDTLVPLGILPEQSTGWAGTPGITGHRDGRHFSLALELTDARVEQSPDARFADRRFVAALADVDAGLAVELVLELSDSGVLRTRATVTGTADGAYTLDGLNLALPVPLQAQEILDFTGRHVRESSAQRHDFTFGTHVKEGRRGRTGHDAALLYAVGTAGFGFRSGEVWGVQVAWSGNHRSYAERLPNGRGVVGGGELLLPGEIRLENGDGYTSPWLYASYGTGLDDLSARFHEFLRARVGYPTSPRPVVLNTWEAVYFDQDLDTLLALADRAAEVGVERFVLDDGWFHGRRDKSAGLGDWRIDEGVWPEGLDPLVSRVRALGMQFGLWFEPEMINPDSDAAREHPEWIMSPGHRLPPTARYQQVLDLANPEAFAHVLESMSALVARYDIDFIKWDHNRDLVDAGHPGAGVAGVHDQTLAFYRLVDELRARHPELEIEACSSGGARADLEVLERSDRIWASDCIDALERQRIERWTGVTVPPELIGSHVGSATAHSTKRTHDISFRAGTALFGSFGIEQNLSLASAEEIAQLTEWIALYKELRGWMHRGTVVRGDHPDPSYWLRGIVAKDRDQALYSFVAVATSVQNPPGMVRLPGLDPERTYRVAPLAPGNGILTFNHHAGPAWWTDGIELSGHALSSVGLQAPALAPEHLALVHVTTTKEGLDR; encoded by the coding sequence ATGTCAGACACCACCCGACTGTTCCATCTCTTCGCGGGCGGTGTCAGCGTTGTCATCGATGCGACGGGAACCGGTGTTCCCCGCATCGCGCACTGGGGCGCAGCCCTCCTCCCAGTATCTCCCGCGGGCCTCGCGCAGCTCGTCACCGCTGGCCAGCCGCAGATCGTCTCCAACAGCATCGACACCCTGGTGCCGCTCGGCATCCTGCCCGAGCAGTCGACCGGCTGGGCCGGCACGCCCGGCATCACCGGCCACCGTGACGGCCGCCACTTCTCCCTCGCGCTCGAACTGACGGACGCCCGCGTCGAGCAGTCGCCCGACGCGCGCTTCGCCGACCGCCGGTTCGTGGCCGCGCTCGCCGACGTCGACGCCGGTCTCGCCGTGGAGCTCGTGCTCGAACTCTCCGACTCGGGCGTGCTGCGCACCCGCGCCACCGTGACCGGCACCGCGGACGGCGCCTACACGCTCGACGGTCTCAACCTCGCTCTGCCCGTGCCGCTGCAGGCGCAGGAGATCCTCGACTTCACCGGACGCCACGTGCGGGAGAGCAGCGCGCAGCGCCACGACTTCACCTTCGGCACCCACGTCAAGGAGGGCCGTCGCGGCCGCACCGGTCACGACGCCGCCCTGCTCTACGCGGTCGGCACCGCCGGTTTCGGATTCCGCAGCGGCGAGGTCTGGGGCGTGCAGGTGGCGTGGAGCGGCAATCACCGCAGCTACGCCGAGCGTCTTCCCAACGGCCGCGGCGTCGTCGGCGGCGGCGAACTGCTGCTGCCGGGCGAAATCCGCCTCGAGAACGGCGACGGCTACACCAGCCCGTGGCTCTACGCTTCCTACGGCACGGGGCTCGACGACCTCAGCGCGCGCTTCCACGAGTTCCTCCGTGCCCGCGTCGGCTACCCGACCTCGCCGCGCCCCGTCGTGCTCAACACCTGGGAAGCGGTCTACTTCGACCAGGACCTCGACACGCTGCTCGCCCTCGCCGACCGCGCCGCCGAGGTCGGGGTCGAACGGTTCGTGCTCGACGACGGCTGGTTCCACGGCCGCCGCGACAAGTCCGCCGGGCTCGGCGACTGGCGCATCGACGAGGGCGTCTGGCCCGAGGGCCTCGACCCGCTGGTCTCCCGCGTACGTGCCCTCGGCATGCAGTTCGGACTCTGGTTCGAGCCCGAGATGATCAACCCCGACTCCGACGCGGCGCGCGAGCACCCCGAGTGGATCATGTCGCCGGGCCACCGTCTGCCGCCGACGGCCCGCTACCAGCAGGTGCTCGACCTCGCGAACCCCGAGGCCTTCGCCCACGTGCTCGAGAGCATGAGCGCCCTCGTCGCCCGCTACGACATCGACTTCATCAAGTGGGACCACAACCGCGACCTGGTCGACGCCGGCCACCCCGGAGCGGGTGTCGCGGGCGTGCACGACCAGACCCTCGCGTTCTACCGCCTCGTCGACGAGCTGCGGGCGCGCCATCCCGAGCTTGAAATCGAGGCGTGTTCCTCGGGTGGTGCCCGCGCCGACCTCGAGGTGCTCGAGCGCAGCGACCGCATCTGGGCGAGCGACTGCATCGACGCGCTCGAGCGTCAGCGCATCGAGCGCTGGACCGGGGTCACGGTGCCGCCCGAGCTGATCGGCTCGCACGTCGGTTCAGCGACCGCCCACTCGACCAAGCGCACGCACGACATCTCGTTCCGCGCCGGCACGGCCCTGTTCGGCAGCTTCGGCATCGAGCAGAACCTGTCGCTGGCGAGCGCCGAGGAGATCGCGCAGCTCACCGAGTGGATCGCGCTCTACAAGGAGCTGCGGGGCTGGATGCACCGCGGCACCGTCGTGCGCGGCGACCACCCCGACCCGTCGTACTGGCTGCGCGGCATCGTCGCGAAGGACCGCGACCAAGCGCTCTACTCGTTCGTCGCCGTGGCGACCAGCGTGCAGAACCCGCCCGGCATGGTGCGCCTGCCCGGCCTCGACCCCGAGCGCACCTACCGGGTCGCTCCGCTGGCCCCCGGAAACGGCATCCTCACTTTCAACCACCACGCGGGTCCCGCCTGGTGGACGGACGGCATCGAGCTGAGCGGCCACGCCCTCTCGAGCGTCGGCCTCCAGGCGCCGGCGCTCGCCCCCGAGCATCTCGCCCTCGTGCACGTCACCACCACCAAGGAAGGCCTGGACCGATGA
- a CDS encoding ROK family protein, whose product MSVREVAPGTMAIESARATAREVVKNGPLSRSEVARRLDLSPASLTRLAKPLVDSGLLVEGEPQADPVHGRIARPLDVSTELRFLGVKVNLDVLYAVVTNARAEIVERATLPLTSTDPESVAAAIAEIAGSLAAHETVESMGVALGGHSLDGQTVGVSRSLDWHDVPLASTVAAATGLRTVVENDVLSLTQAQHWFGMGRGHTDFALITVGLGIGCALVIHDRVVRREDPNTPTAGHFVIDRTGPLCVDGHRGCAMAYLSSGSICQSVSMGLGRVVGYDEVLALASANDPVASRVVTESAEALGRLISSVSMLTGIQDVLLSGEGIALATTAPDAVAAGIAVDRPVWARPIATRIEPMDFYEWARGGAVVAIQDYLDTYPVEFAPARKAATA is encoded by the coding sequence GTGAGTGTCAGAGAAGTCGCTCCTGGAACGATGGCCATCGAGTCAGCCAGGGCCACCGCCAGGGAAGTCGTGAAGAACGGTCCGCTCTCCCGCAGCGAGGTGGCCCGTCGCCTCGACCTCTCCCCCGCGAGCCTCACCCGCCTCGCCAAGCCACTCGTCGACTCCGGCCTCCTGGTCGAGGGCGAACCGCAGGCCGACCCCGTGCACGGCCGCATCGCCCGGCCGCTCGACGTCTCGACCGAGTTGCGCTTTCTCGGGGTCAAGGTCAACCTCGACGTGCTCTACGCCGTCGTCACCAACGCCCGCGCCGAGATCGTCGAGCGCGCCACTCTGCCGCTGACCTCGACCGACCCCGAGAGCGTCGCCGCGGCGATCGCGGAAATCGCCGGATCGCTCGCCGCGCACGAGACGGTGGAGAGCATGGGCGTCGCCCTCGGCGGCCACTCACTCGACGGTCAGACCGTCGGCGTCTCCCGCTCGCTCGACTGGCACGACGTGCCGCTCGCCAGCACGGTCGCGGCGGCCACCGGGCTGCGCACCGTCGTCGAGAACGACGTGCTCTCCCTCACCCAGGCCCAGCACTGGTTCGGCATGGGCCGCGGCCACACCGACTTCGCGCTCATCACCGTCGGGCTCGGCATCGGGTGTGCCCTCGTGATCCACGACCGCGTCGTGCGCCGCGAGGACCCGAACACCCCCACGGCCGGACACTTCGTGATCGACCGCACCGGCCCGCTCTGCGTCGACGGCCACCGCGGCTGCGCCATGGCCTACCTGTCGTCGGGCAGCATCTGCCAGTCCGTGTCGATGGGCCTCGGCCGTGTCGTCGGCTACGACGAGGTGCTCGCCCTCGCCAGCGCGAACGACCCGGTGGCGAGCCGCGTCGTCACCGAGTCCGCGGAAGCGCTCGGCCGGCTCATCTCCTCGGTCTCGATGCTCACCGGCATCCAGGACGTGCTGCTCTCGGGCGAGGGCATCGCGCTCGCCACCACGGCGCCCGACGCCGTCGCCGCGGGCATCGCCGTCGACCGCCCCGTCTGGGCGCGGCCGATCGCGACCCGCATCGAGCCCATGGACTTCTACGAGTGGGCCCGCGGCGGCGCGGTGGTCGCGATCCAGGACTACCTGGACACCTATCCGGTCGAGTTCGCCCCGGCGCGGAAGGCCGCGACCGCCTGA
- a CDS encoding four-carbon acid sugar kinase family protein: MSRGNLDAALASAPPSRAVDQTALEKAARDGATVVILDDDPTGTQTVGALPIVTRWEAEDLRWAFDQPGVGFCVLTNTRSLGAADARARNADVVAAVHAAAAGRPYVVISRGDSTLRGHHIDEIDEVGRTLAAIGWGAVDAVLVVPAFPDARRITVDSTHWIVDDGEYLPAGESSFARDATFGYRSSDLREWTEERSAGAHPAATVQRITLDVVRGPHAGLVAAIVAVAGGAHVVVDAADENDLRCISAAAIAAEAAGRRLLYRTSPGLLRSRLGQQPNPPLSVRDVAAAVARATPDTAHGLVVVGSHVPLSSRQLARLLERDPGIEHIVLDVPSLLDPQTATAALDDVVQRAASALLAGDVVLSTSRARVDGADGDDSLRIARTVSQGIVAATAEILRVARPSFLIGKGGITSSDLATGAVGLRRATILGSLLPGMVSVWQSGDGSVDDAADTPYAVFPGNVGGDDALAQAVAAFRAGANSTG; the protein is encoded by the coding sequence ATGTCGCGCGGCAATCTCGACGCCGCGCTCGCGTCGGCTCCGCCATCCCGAGCCGTCGACCAGACGGCACTCGAAAAAGCGGCCCGGGATGGCGCGACCGTCGTGATCCTCGACGACGACCCCACCGGAACCCAGACCGTCGGCGCGCTGCCGATCGTCACCCGCTGGGAGGCCGAAGACCTGCGCTGGGCGTTCGACCAGCCCGGCGTCGGGTTCTGCGTGCTCACCAACACGCGCAGCCTGGGTGCCGCCGACGCCCGGGCCCGCAACGCCGACGTCGTGGCCGCGGTACACGCGGCCGCGGCCGGCCGGCCCTACGTCGTGATCAGCCGTGGCGACTCGACCCTGCGCGGCCACCACATCGACGAGATCGACGAGGTGGGCCGCACGCTCGCCGCGATCGGCTGGGGTGCGGTCGACGCCGTGCTCGTCGTGCCCGCGTTCCCCGACGCGCGCCGCATCACCGTCGACAGCACGCACTGGATCGTCGACGACGGCGAGTACCTGCCGGCCGGCGAGTCGAGCTTCGCCCGCGATGCGACGTTCGGCTACCGGTCGTCCGACCTGCGCGAGTGGACCGAGGAGCGCTCGGCCGGCGCCCACCCCGCCGCCACGGTGCAGCGCATCACTCTCGACGTCGTGCGCGGCCCCCACGCCGGCCTCGTCGCGGCAATCGTCGCGGTCGCCGGAGGCGCGCACGTCGTTGTCGACGCCGCCGACGAGAACGACCTGCGCTGCATCTCGGCCGCGGCCATCGCCGCCGAGGCCGCGGGACGCCGCCTGCTCTACCGCACGAGCCCGGGCCTGTTGCGCTCGCGTCTCGGCCAGCAGCCGAATCCGCCGTTGTCGGTCCGGGATGTCGCGGCTGCCGTCGCGCGCGCCACCCCCGACACGGCGCACGGCCTCGTGGTCGTCGGATCCCACGTGCCGCTGAGCAGCCGGCAGCTCGCCCGGTTGCTCGAGAGAGACCCCGGCATCGAGCACATCGTGCTCGACGTGCCGTCGCTGCTCGACCCGCAGACCGCGACCGCCGCCCTCGACGACGTCGTGCAGCGCGCGGCGTCGGCCCTCCTCGCGGGCGACGTGGTGCTGTCGACCTCGCGCGCGCGGGTCGACGGCGCGGACGGCGACGACAGCCTGCGCATCGCGCGCACGGTATCGCAGGGCATTGTCGCGGCCACGGCCGAGATCCTGCGCGTCGCCCGGCCGTCGTTCCTGATCGGCAAGGGCGGCATCACGTCGAGCGACCTCGCCACCGGCGCGGTCGGTCTGCGACGTGCCACGATCCTCGGCTCGCTGCTGCCCGGCATGGTCTCGGTCTGGCAGTCCGGCGACGGCAGTGTGGATGACGCAGCCGACACCCCCTACGCGGTGTTCCCGGGCAACGTCGGGGGAGACGACGCGCTCGCTCAGGCGGTCGCGGCCTTCCGCGCCGGGGCGAACTCGACCGGATAG
- a CDS encoding 4-hydroxythreonine-4-phosphate dehydrogenase PdxA, with translation MTPSSPLPAAPSRVAMTTGDPAGIGPELIARLLTEIAGDTDHPVVVFSTEAELERGFAQAGTGADRDAVDRAGNIEFVDTGLDFDGMPVAEASERGGRWALDHLEFALAAYERGEVDAVVFAPLNKSSLHHAGMHENDELRWFEKRLGVTGVVSELNAISGLWTSRVTSHVSHRDAPALITADKVLGVTRLLNAYLVGSGVAAPRIAVCALNPHGGESGKFGREEIDEIAPGVALAREAGIDAVGPFPADTLFLRARDGDFDGVVTMYHDQGQIAMKMIGFDGGVTVEGGLGIAVCTPAHGTAFDRVGAGTASVASTRNAYLLARSLASTSNLTA, from the coding sequence ATGACGCCCAGTTCACCCCTCCCCGCCGCCCCCTCCCGCGTGGCGATGACCACCGGCGACCCGGCCGGGATCGGCCCCGAGCTCATCGCCCGGCTGCTCACGGAGATCGCCGGCGACACCGACCACCCCGTCGTGGTGTTCAGCACGGAGGCCGAGCTCGAGCGCGGTTTCGCGCAGGCCGGCACCGGTGCCGACCGTGACGCGGTCGACCGCGCCGGCAACATCGAGTTCGTCGACACGGGGCTCGACTTCGACGGCATGCCCGTCGCCGAGGCATCCGAGCGCGGCGGCCGCTGGGCCCTCGACCACCTCGAGTTCGCGCTCGCCGCCTACGAGCGTGGCGAGGTGGACGCGGTCGTCTTCGCCCCGTTGAACAAGTCGTCGTTGCACCACGCGGGCATGCACGAGAACGACGAGCTGCGCTGGTTCGAGAAGCGCCTCGGCGTGACCGGCGTCGTCTCCGAGCTCAACGCGATCAGCGGCCTGTGGACCTCGCGCGTCACCTCCCACGTCTCGCACCGCGACGCCCCCGCTCTCATCACCGCCGACAAGGTGCTGGGCGTCACCAGACTGCTCAACGCCTACCTCGTCGGGTCGGGCGTGGCCGCGCCGCGGATCGCGGTCTGCGCGCTCAACCCGCACGGCGGCGAGAGCGGCAAGTTCGGCCGCGAGGAGATCGACGAGATCGCCCCCGGCGTCGCCCTCGCCCGCGAAGCCGGCATCGACGCGGTCGGGCCGTTCCCAGCCGACACGCTCTTCCTGCGCGCCCGCGACGGCGACTTCGACGGAGTGGTCACGATGTACCACGACCAGGGCCAGATCGCGATGAAGATGATCGGCTTCGACGGAGGCGTGACCGTCGAGGGCGGGCTCGGCATCGCCGTCTGCACCCCGGCCCACGGCACCGCATTCGACCGCGTCGGTGCCGGCACCGCCTCGGTCGCCTCGACGCGCAACGCCTACCTGCTGGCGCGCTCGCTCGCCTCGACGAGCAACCTGACGGCCTGA
- a CDS encoding DUF6510 family protein — MTHVDGNVLAGPMSELFRADITTATGRCVGCGDESVLARAMVYESGTDLVVRCPKCDSVLLTLVRTAADMRLEFRGVGFLRIPV; from the coding sequence ATGACGCACGTCGACGGCAACGTACTGGCCGGACCGATGTCCGAGCTGTTCCGCGCCGACATCACGACGGCCACGGGCCGCTGCGTCGGCTGCGGCGACGAGTCCGTGCTGGCCCGCGCCATGGTCTACGAGTCGGGCACCGACCTGGTGGTGCGCTGCCCGAAGTGCGACAGCGTGCTGTTGACCCTCGTCCGTACGGCCGCCGACATGCGCCTCGAGTTCCGCGGCGTCGGATTCCTCCGGATACCGGTGTGA
- a CDS encoding MSMEG_1061 family FMN-dependent PPOX-type flavoprotein, giving the protein MTERGTAITTVEELESVVGTPTQRAADKVRRELHEMDLRWLAGSSLVFIATSDGHGNLDVSPKGDPAGFVTVLDNTTIAIPDRPGNRRVDGFRNILVHPYVGLVFLVPGRGDTLRINGRATIVRDAPFFDEMVVREHRPDLAIVVDIEEVFFHCSKAFLRSQAWDPAVWDESAVPRRAEIARAVERPGDSIEVIEEHYGPKYAESIYLKA; this is encoded by the coding sequence ATGACGGAGCGCGGAACGGCGATCACCACGGTCGAGGAACTCGAGAGCGTCGTCGGTACCCCCACGCAGCGGGCGGCCGACAAGGTGCGACGCGAGCTGCATGAGATGGACCTGCGCTGGCTCGCCGGGTCGTCGCTCGTCTTCATCGCGACATCCGACGGTCACGGCAATCTCGACGTTTCTCCCAAGGGGGATCCCGCGGGATTCGTGACGGTGCTCGACAACACGACCATCGCGATCCCCGACCGTCCCGGCAACCGGCGGGTCGACGGGTTCCGCAACATCCTGGTGCACCCGTACGTCGGTCTCGTCTTCCTCGTCCCGGGCCGCGGCGACACGCTGCGCATCAACGGCCGGGCGACGATCGTGCGCGACGCCCCGTTCTTCGACGAGATGGTCGTGCGCGAGCACCGGCCCGATCTCGCCATCGTCGTCGACATCGAGGAGGTCTTCTTCCACTGCTCGAAGGCGTTCCTGCGCTCGCAAGCGTGGGACCCCGCGGTCTGGGACGAGTCGGCGGTGCCGCGCCGGGCGGAGATCGCCCGGGCGGTCGAGCGGCCGGGGGACTCGATCGAGGTGATCGAGGAGCACTACGGCCCGAAATACGCGGAGTCGATCTACCTCAAGGCGTAG
- a CDS encoding Pr6Pr family membrane protein, with the protein MTSPSRRTLGALRIAAATVVLATVVVQIADRLLNDAFDPAEYFSYFTIQSGLITIVVLAVGGALALRLPRDTALYTTVRLATVAYAVVTAGVYNLLLRYVPYEGYQGLQWPTEVLHVWIPLFVVLDWLLSPGRASLPYSALRVVMAYPVAWLGFTLLRGAVTAVYPYPFLDPATAGWGSVAVYIVGLSAFILGIAALGIHYSRRRARPVAASRRPGRIHGAHASMGR; encoded by the coding sequence ATGACATCCCCATCGCGGCGCACCCTCGGTGCCCTCCGCATCGCAGCCGCCACCGTCGTGCTCGCCACGGTCGTCGTGCAGATCGCCGACCGTCTGCTCAACGACGCGTTCGACCCTGCCGAGTACTTCAGCTACTTCACGATCCAGTCCGGGCTGATCACCATCGTCGTGCTCGCCGTCGGCGGCGCGCTCGCGCTACGCCTGCCCCGTGACACCGCGCTGTACACGACGGTCCGGCTCGCCACCGTCGCCTACGCGGTCGTGACCGCCGGTGTCTACAACCTCCTGCTGCGCTACGTTCCCTACGAGGGGTACCAAGGACTCCAGTGGCCGACCGAGGTGCTGCACGTCTGGATCCCGCTGTTCGTCGTGCTGGACTGGTTGCTCTCGCCGGGCCGGGCGTCGCTCCCGTACTCGGCGCTGCGCGTCGTCATGGCGTATCCCGTCGCCTGGCTCGGCTTCACCCTGCTGCGCGGCGCGGTCACGGCGGTCTACCCGTACCCGTTCCTCGACCCGGCGACCGCGGGGTGGGGGAGCGTCGCCGTCTACATCGTGGGACTCAGCGCGTTCATCCTCGGGATCGCCGCGCTCGGCATCCACTACAGCCGGCGTCGTGCGCGCCCGGTCGCCGCGTCTCGTCGACCCGGCCGCATTCACGGCGCGCATGCCAGTATGGGGAGATGA